The Candidatus Cybelea sp. genome has a segment encoding these proteins:
- a CDS encoding GNAT family N-acetyltransferase: TEQQTWSRICTYIGHWALLGFGYWAIEEKGSNEFVGEAGLADFKRDVSASLRGRPELGFAIVPRAHGKGYATEAARAALSWADANVAQPTSFCLINPQNAASRRVAEKCGYEILEESLYNGEPVLFYTRSIGGGFQRPSSA, encoded by the coding sequence ACCGAGCAGCAGACGTGGTCGAGAATCTGCACGTACATCGGCCATTGGGCGCTCTTGGGATTTGGCTATTGGGCGATCGAGGAGAAGGGCTCAAATGAGTTCGTTGGCGAGGCCGGCCTCGCCGATTTCAAACGCGACGTCTCTGCGTCCCTGAGAGGCCGCCCCGAACTCGGGTTCGCAATCGTTCCCCGCGCGCACGGAAAAGGCTATGCCACCGAGGCGGCGCGCGCGGCACTCTCTTGGGCCGATGCAAACGTCGCGCAGCCAACGAGCTTCTGCCTGATAAATCCGCAAAACGCGGCGTCACGGCGCGTCGCGGAGAAATGCGGCTACGAAATTCTCGAGGAGAGCCTTTACAACGGGGAGCCGGTCTTATTCTATACGCGGTCGATCGGCGGCGGGTTCCAGCGCCCGTCGAGCGCTTGA